The nucleotide window GCTGGGAAGGTCCTGCCTGGCCTTAGCAAGGAGCAGCTCTAGCAAACCCTCCCACCGAATGCCACCATTTGCTTGGGATCCTAGGAAGCGACCAGATGGAACCCCACGGTCACTGCTGTGATGACGGTCCACACAATTCTATATGCTCTTTGTAGAAGCTGTCGCCAGAGTCTGGACCTTGGGCGTTGACAGGGGCTTGCCACCCACTCACGAGGTGTGGCTCCCACCGCGGGACGGGTTGGGTCTGAGCACCCCGCGAGCACACAAAGCCCTTTATTGGCGGTGGGTGACGCAGGGCGGGCACGGGGCAAGCGGGGTGCATGAGCAAGCAAGCAGGCGCACGAGCAGGCAGGCGCACGAGCAAGCAGGCAGGCGCGTGTCCGCGGCGGGGCGGCTGCGAGTGCGCGGCCATGTGCGCCTAGCGCGTGCTGCCCTGGGTCCGGGGGCCGCGGCCGATCTCCAGCCCGGTACAGaggggccgggccgggccggggaGCGGCACGGGCGCGGGAGGGCGAGGAGGACGCTCGCTGCTCCGCCCCAGCTGGGTCCGGCTGGAACTGCACCCTGGAAAGGGAGGTGGGCTGCTGCAGCCAGTGCCTGCCTGGCGATGCCTAGGCGTAGAGCTGCAAGGTCATTGTCTCTATGACAGCCACAAGGGCGCGCAGCTGCGAGACCGGGTGTCGGGACTCAGGCGCAGGCAGTGTCCTGCCGACCGTGCCAGGGTGCAGGGCTGCCAACTGCAACCTCGCACTGGAGGACCCTCGCCTGGCTTTACCTCCCCTTAGATGGTGGCTGAACTGATAGAGCGACTTCCCGAAAACGAACAGATCCAGCCAATATTTACGAAAGTGCTTCCTGACGCCCCTAAATGTTTTGTGGTGACCTTTTGATTATTTGGCCATAAAAACATTCAAATGAGGGCTGTTAATTAGGGATGTTGCTGTTCTTTCAGGCAAAGTGAACAAAGCATTGGAGACGGGTACATCAGGCTCCTACGTAAGGAAAAGATTGTGATCATCCACCATGGCGTACGGCTTGCCAAGAAGGAACACAGTGCAAACCATTTTGAAGGGCAGCTGTTATAAAATGTaagtacgtacacacacacacacacacacacacacacacacaattacggTAGTATGCCTGGAGTTTGTGACAGGCTAGGCACTCTTCTGTTCTCAGCAAGTTAGTGGAGTATATGAAAGCATTTTAGTGTCTGAATTTTTGTTTCTAAAAGGCTACTTGAAAAATTGTTTTCATGTTTGTACATGcctttttgtatgtgtgctgCGTTTGAGCCGGGGCCGGTGGAGGCCAAAAGACGGTGTTGAATCTCTTGGGCTTGAGTTACAGGGGCTTATGAGTTGCCtcctgtggatgctaggaaccaaaacTCGGTCCTTCGAAAAAGCAGTTAATGTTCTTAATGGATGATCCATCTTCCCATCTTCCCAAATActacttttataaaaatatacaaacagggctagagagctggctcatgggttaagagcacctgctgccttTGCAAGGATCAGGCAGGCcttggttcctaacacccacatggaggctcataagTCTCTAATTCCAAATCCAGGGGATCtctcaccctcttctggactcaatGGGCACAAAGCATACTtggatacacatatatatgcaagcaaaaacCTATATAAATAATCTGGAAAATTAGAACATACAtacaggggaaggaaggatttatttggcctCATTTCCAGGACACTTTCACATCACTCATCACCGagagaacactgcttgctggctaaCTCATGGGCTCACGCTTAACTAGCTGTACACACCCCAGCCCGCCTGCCCCCAGGTAGTGGtgcagcccacagtgggctgggccctcctaggTAATTATTAGTCAAGACAAGCCTGCACAGATGAGGCCACAGGCCTTGTGATCTGGGAAATCCCTCAACCGAGATTCCCTCCTTAGGTCATTGTGTCAAGTACATCACAGTCACAGCTAACAGAGACACGGTGCTGTTTAGTGTTCACACCAAAGTAAGACTTGGAGATGAGAAAACAAGGGTTTCCAGGTTGATCAAACGACAGTCCTGTGCTGTATGGTGTTCTGGGGCAGGCTGCGTgaccttatttaaaaacattttaatttttaagtgggTTTCTCTATAGATACACAGGTTTATGTTTATCTGTcagtgggttgtttgtttgtttcagtccTTCAAAAACACCTTCGCTGCTgctgacatttcttttttcctttccttttcttgttttgttttgtttttttgtttcttttccagacaaagtttctctgtgtagctttccaactttcctggaactgactctgtagcccaggctggcctcgaactcacagagatccacctggctctgcctcccaagtgctgggatgaaaggcgtgtgccacattGCCAGGCAAAGTACATTTTAGAGTTTACAAATGTACTAATAACACCCATCTAGGAATACTTCCTTAGCTGGTGCCAAGGGTCCTTTTAGCTTCCTGTCCTGCCTGCCTGACTGCCAATGTCAACATGGACTTTCAGTCTGAAGTCCTGGGCTCCAAGCCTGGCTCCCTCTGCACACTGTGTCTTAGCCTTATCTTCCACATCTGTAACACAATGCATGCCTATCTATTGTGGTGGGGCTTACAAATGAATTGATGCATGTCTAAGACCTACTGGTTGCCTGGGATACAGAGAACACATTATGAACACACATTGCTACCACCACACAGTAGTCACACTCTGTGGCGCTGTGGTATATTGCCTCAGAGAACTGCATTTGTTTTACaggggtttttgagacagtctggcCATGTGAGTTTAGCTGGCCTAAATGAGCTGTTCGGctgtgcagatcaggctggcttctggcttctgcctctgccttccagatgctgggattaaaaggcatgcacaACATGCTTGGCTTTTACTTTTTAACCCCTCTGCTTCGGTTTACAACATTTACCATTACGAGTCAagcaaagttttcttttttcaataatgTTCTAAGATGTCATTGTGGATCGTTGAAGGGCTGCATAACCAGAGCCACAGGGAAGTTCCGATTCATTACATTCAGCTTAGTTTTGTCAGCTGTGTGTGTTTAGATCTCGGGTTACATAAAGTACCATTCAAGTAAGTATCATCACAAGTGTAATTTAGCCAGGTCTGTAGCACagttctgtaatcccagccacttgagaggctgaggcaggaggattataaattaAAGACTTGCCCAGGCAATTTaggaaaacaataacaacaaagaaaaaaagaaagacgacataaaaataacaaacccACAAAGACAACCAAACAATACACACGCCACAGCACATGCatgggaagtcagaagacagcttgtgggagctGGTCCTCCAGTCACTAGGGATCCCAGGATCAAGTCTGGGTCATCAACCTTGTGGGAAGCCctctgacctgctgagccatctcaaagtCTGTCTTCTTAAAGCGGAGTGAGCATTTTTATAAATACATCTTGGTGATTTTTTTCAACTACTTCTATAATAATTTTACACTGTTACGTCACTCCCTAAAATTGCATGAAGTGTCTGTGAAACCAGAGGAGAAAAATCAAAGGGTGACGCATCACACATACCATTTCCCCCGTTCAGATTAAAGTAAATGGGGCTGAAGGAATAGGGACTGCAGCTATGAAACATGTAGCTGATATTTGTCCTTCAGAATTAAGCAAAATTAAGGTTCATAGTAATCATTTTCAATGTAGTTTGtagtttcatttatttctccAGATTATATGTGAAAAGTCTTTATATATGCTACAAACCTGCTCAACACATGATGCTCTTTATGTACATTCTTTGGCTTTATTGTTTGTGTATGAGTATTGTTAATGTTTCTTGCTCTTTTTTGTGGGGGGCatcacccaactcccaaataaattacacacggaggcttatacttaattatgaatgcctggccttagcttggcttagtttctagccagctttccttataccatctaccttttgcctctgggattttcctattctcttctgtaaatcttactcttactctgtggcttgctgtgtagctgggtgactgacccctggagtcctcctccttctctggctgcttcttctttctcagatttctctatgtattctctctgcctgccagccctgcctatcctttctcctgctttgctattggccattcagtccTTTATTAGacctcaggtgttttagacaggcacagtaacacagcttcacagagttaaacaaatgcaacatgaacaaaagtaacacacctgaaaataatattccccaacagtattttgccttcatgtatctctgtgcaccatgtgctcaCGGTGCTCTCAGAAGTCGGAAGAAGgtgttggctcccctggaactgaaattgcagatggttgtgagccaccatgtgggtgctgggaactgaactcaggtcctctgtaagagcaacaagtactcttaactgctgagccatctctccagccccatcccttTGTTGTTCTTTGACAGGGTTCTACCGTGTACAccaggctgctctggaacttaAAATACATTCTAGGTTGTCCTCAATTtcaacatcctcctgcctctgcctcctgagtactaggttATGGTTGTGTCTCTCCACTGTCAGGATTGCAAGGGTGCCTTGCCATATCCAACTCATGGTATTATTTGATCTACAAAAGATATTGTaggtgggtatggtggtgcatgcctttaaacccagctacttgggaggcagaatcaagcagatctctgtgaatttgaggtcagcctggcctacatagaagttcaaggttagccagggtgtcatagtgagaccctgtgtcagaaaaaaaaaaagacattgtagCTTATGGTTCCTGTTTACAATCTCTTTCATGGATTGGCTAGTGTTACAGGTTACTGCACTGTGAACCAACCCTGGCATAATTTCTGGTCTTTTACCAATGTCTCTGTTAATTTATAGGGTTTTATTCCTTGTTAGGTTGTAACTGTGAAAAATCCTCCAAAAACCAAACTGGAGGTGAAGGTAGCAGGCTGTCTATATTTCACACATCACACTCAATAAAAACCGATTGAATAAGTTCATGAAATTTTGCTTCAGACAGGAACCATGGGACCTTGCAGAGCTCACAAAGACCTGGTACACAAACTTAGTGAACATCAAGTTGCCATTCTTGGGAGAAATTGCATTTGGTAACCCTGTAAAGCTCGCCAAAGTATACCGAACCACCAAAGATGGCCTGTTCCCTTCAGCACAAGGTgagtttcttggtttttgtttgatatCTGCTTTAATCAATTAGAGATTTATCATTTGCTAGTGACCGCAGAACTTCTAAGTTTGTTAGCCCCGCCCATGCTTCCTGTCAAGTTGTTAATTCTCCAACAGTGTCTCCCTGCTGTGTGGTACTCAGTTTTGAGACGGCGGTGCCGGGTGAAAGGGCCACTCAGACAGCTTCATTTACTTTATCTTTTAGCCGCGAAACTCGAAAAGGAGTATGAAGCGAAGCGCCTAGCAAAGATGAAATGTCTGGAGAATGCTCATGAGGAAGTCCAGGCTTCACTACGGCAAAAGAAAGTCGGCTTGAGAAGACCACTCCAACCTAAGTGACCCACTGTGGTGCTGAACCTGAACCTGTTTCTGGCATCTGCAGGGATGACGGTCTCTGGTCCTGTCATGGTGTCAAGTAGACACAGCAGTGCCTGTGGGTGACTGGGCCAGTGTTTCTAGACATGGCTCGGTGGACACTCTGGCAGAACGCCTGGGTTCCTGCTACACTTGTTCTGTGTGTCGCATACAGCAGCCCTCCCTGTAAGTAGATGAAAACGCACCTGGAGTTGTCATGATGTGTCACTTATTTCGTGCTTTTAGGACACATGGGGGAAGAGGACAGTCCTTGTGAGAGGCAGCATTCTGAAGAAACACTTGGATGTGAGTCTTTGAGATCCCAAAGGAGTTCTCAGAAAGACGATGAGAGAGAAGTTCTCTTAAAACATGAGAAACCGCACATTTTCATCTGGTTAAGAAAACGATAGATTTTGTTTCAGTCACTCTACACTTACCAATTTTCGGTAATGTATCGCTTATTAGTCTCATGTgacacttcattatttttttttttaactttttatggtGTGGTACCTTAAAGTAAGACTTActctgtttttgttcttctgaAAAAAATTGTCATTTTCCTCCTGGCTAATATTCTTTTTACAATGGACCTGGAGCGGGTGTAGCCCAGCTGCCTGAAAGGGACATGAAGGGACACAGATGGCCTCATTGTGAGGAAAACCCATTGCAGAGTATCTGGGGAATGAGGGATTGACAGGAAAGAACTGAATTTGTATGAACCAAGTTTTCTAGAATTTGCATACAATAAAGCGTATTTGGATACCAACATTATAGTTaagccctgtttttttttaaaaggtgattCATCAGAGATCTTTTAGGACCTTCTCATCACTTGGCTTCATAGAAGGTTCTGTGATGTAGCGGTATTGAAACTCTCAGCCTTGAGCTGGTATGTAACACAGCGGTAGAGTCTATGTGAGGCTTGGGTATATAGTAGTGTGACTCGGGAGGCTTGGATGTATAGTAGTGTGACTCTGGGTAGGTGACTTTTTCTCCAAGTCTATGTGCAAAATGGTGATGATGACAGCTAAGTTCATAGTGGTGTCCTGGGATTGAATGAACTGCCTGGAACAAGATGAGGATTCCTCCAGGGTTAACCATGGCTGTGAGCACAGAACACTGATGTACCACTATAATCTAGATGTAGAAGATAGTGTTTAGCTGACTCGTTGGCCTTTGCAGGAACCAGAACTATTGAATTTTTCAGAAAATCTGTTTTGAAATCAGGTATGGTATGTATATCTGCCATTCCAATATTCAGGAGGCACTggacgctgaggcaggaggattgtgagttttaggccaacctGGGGTACAGAGTaagatctttgtttgtttgtttgtttgtttgtttgtttgtttgttttttgagacagggtttctctgtgtagctttgtgcatttcctggatcttactctgtagcccaggctggcctcaaactcacagagatccgcctggctctgcctcctgagtgcagacacacacacacacacacacacacacacacacacacacacacacacacacatgaaaaacagTCAGACATGACCACGTCCTGAGTATTATTGATGTGGGCACAGCCATGACAAGGACCAAGGCCACAGACCCAAGGGAAATTGGCAAAGCCCTCTTCTTCCTCTAGTCCAAGTACACTTGTTTGTGGAGTATTGATCAGTGTACAAAAATAGTATCCTATGTGCAccttcttcctttcatttgtttatagCCCAAAGTTGCTACCTCCAGAGACCAGTTTCGGAGACCAGCTAAGCCCTCCCCTTCTCTGCACGtagtaaacacatagaggttaCCAATTGCTTGCATACTGCTCCACAAGACCCtggtttttctgtatgtgtgtctgtgtttttgtcctttcatttccttctggCCCCTGGGCAGGTCCCAGGATCAAGGCACACTATGCTTATGGTAGTTCTAGGGTATCTCTGTTTAAAAAATGGTGTAGTCCCTGAGAGTAGCTTGTCACATCTCTTCCTTGTAAAAGCATCCTGGAGAATTTGTGTGCAGAAAGGTGACATCTGAGTGTCTCCCTGTGGTTCGAAATAACACAGACAGTGGCTTGTGGTTGGCTCTCAGGACCTTCTAGGGCCTGTTACATGTGTCACATCTTCCCTCAGACATAGGTTATGTTAGGTTTCTATTCTTTGGTGCTGCTGTGATAGGTAATGAAcatgtatctttttatttttatttttattttttttaccaaaaGCTTTCCAGCATAAAGCATAGAATACCTTCTTGAGAAAGGATGAGATGTGAAGGCAATGCAGTTCCTCATTAGTTTGAGAGGAAAGTGCCTTCTGCAGCTggaataggtttttgttttttgtttttgccagagctgaggatcgaacccagggctaggcaagcgctctaccactgagctaaatccccaaccccggaagAGTCTTTTAATTACATAATATTTCCAGGCACATGTTTTGAATCTCTTAAAACTGCttgtagaaaaataaagataGCACTGTAAAGTAACTTGAGTGAaggtttcattttataaaatatttgtgtgtgtgttttttcagCATGTATGTTTATGCAGCACATATGTACCTGGTGCCtcgggaagccagaagaggacatcagatcctctgaaagtaAAGTTATAGAcagcatgtgggtgcttggaattgaaccctggttttctggaagagtagcttctatgggatgtctttctgtatgctgtgaatatgtgttgctctggttggctaataaataagctgctttggcctatggcaaggcagcttagaggcaagtgggaaatccaaagagagaaacaggaaagagaaaggtggagtctggagagaagctagccaccaccaaaggagaagcaagatgccagcagacccataaagccatggaacatgtggcaaaacattgattaatagaaatgggttaagttataagagctagctagcaagaagcctgccatagactatacagtttgtaaattatGGTAAGCCTctcaatgattattttataagtggctgtgggacctcagggctgggcaggaccagagaaaccttctggctacaagtAGCCAGTGCTCCTGACTGCCAGatcctctctccagctcttgaaCAAAGGTTTTAaagccacattttaaaatgtatccttTGGTAATTTTATGTGTGAATACAATGTATTTAGATCATGTACAATAGTATTCCCTGCTTCAACTCCTCTCAggctaccccccccccacattctGCCTATGACTTatgtccaaacaaacaaacaaacaacaacagcaaaccccACCGAGTCTAACTGGAGCCACCCATATTCTCATGAGTGCACTCCTGGAGCATGGGACCATGGACTACTGAAGAAAAAAGGCTCTCCCTCCTGGAGCAGCCAGCCCATAAGTGCCATTATCTCTTTGGGTAGGGGTAGGATCTTACGCTGGaatattgactggcttgatctcgTGCCAGCAACCACAGCTGCTAGGAGTTCATGGGTGTGGGGTCTCTGTCGTGTCCGGAAGACGGTTCACAACAACTTGATTCTGGTTCttgcagtctttctgcccctcctcctgGATGACCCTTGAGCCTTGAGGGAGGGCAAAggggtgtgatatagatgtaAAGGTTAGGGCTTAGCACTCCATAGGTTCACACATTCTCTTCACATTCCCTGGTTGTCTCTATTAACTATCACCCTCTATACAgggaaacttctctgatgggTATGAGGTATTTAGAAGGCGGTTTGAAATTGCGTCCTTTTAGCAAAATGATCATAGCAGGGCCTATGACCTCTCTAGCTACTGATTTTGGgtcaggtttacagtaccagatgtGAGTTCCCTCACACCTGTGGAGCAGGCTTTTAGTTTAGTTAGAAATCAGTTGGCTATCCTATAATATCCATGTCACTACTGCGTTAACAGGCATGTCTTGCCAGGTAGAATAATAGGGGGATAGGGAATGATGGGGGGCTattaagggagagagacaggggagtaaggcagaggaggggtggagggaggagtaAATAACATTAATGATGTTTGAAAAAGCAAtatgggagttggggatttagctcagtggtagagtgcttgtctaacaagtgcaagaccctgggttcggtcctcagctccggaaaaaaaaaaaaaaaaaaagaaaagaaaaagcaatatgGAAGCCTACTAATTGGAGTTCCTCTATACACAGGGATAATGATCGTCCCAAAGCTTATCAAACAGAAAGCCCAGTGCCCAATTATTTGGTCACCCCCTGCCAAGTTGTTTGTTAGGAAGGTCCAGATTCCCATCATTGCCATTGCTCTTAGGGTACCCACAAGAACTTGATAataaaaccctattgctgaagatagaacattctcccctgcctcctttctctaatttttttttgttgttgttgttggttttgttttttgagacagggtttctctacgttGTCCTGACTATTCTGTAACTCATTcttagaccaggccagccttgaactctacctctggagtgctagactacaggtgtgtgccaccatgcctggcttaatttagatagggtttcttgtattccaggctgaccttgcATTCTCTACAtttctgagaatgaccttgaacttctgatctctcctgtgcctcctgagtggtgggattataagaacataccaccatgcccagtctgtGAGAAgcaggggatggaacccaggcttcTACGTGGGCTAGATTACATgatatcaactgagctacatcctcagatcttatttttctgatttcatcTTGATCATTGGTGTTCCCTATGAACTCACTAAACACCATCGCAAGGgttattttgaattctttgttaGGTAACTGATAGGTCTGCATTTCTTTAGAGTTAATTTCTGAagattactaattttttttttgattgggac belongs to Onychomys torridus chromosome 10, mOncTor1.1, whole genome shotgun sequence and includes:
- the C10H4orf36 gene encoding uncharacterized protein C4orf36 homolog yields the protein MAYGLPRRNTVQTILKGSCYKIQEPWDLAELTKTWYTNLVNIKLPFLGEIAFGNPVKLAKVYRTTKDGLFPSAQAAKLEKEYEAKRLAKMKCLENAHEEVQASLRQKKVGLRRPLQPK